The following DNA comes from Mycoplasma phocoenae.
AACTATTTACTCATGACGTAATGCTGATGTTGACATCATTATCAACTTTGTGAACGATTTTCCGAACGTCAAAACAATTAAATTAGAGCAAAATTATCGTTCTACAAAGAAAATAATTGAATCAGCCAACCGGTTAATTTCATTTAATAAAATGCGTGTTGAGAAAAAGCTGTTCACTGAAAACGAAGAAGGAGAGAATGTTGAATTTTACTGCGGTCACAGCGATGAGGCAGAAGCAAGATGAATAGCTAAAAAAATTAGTGATTTAAAACGTCAAAGAGTTCAATTGAGAAACATAGCGATTTTATACCGTGTTAACTCATATTCGAGAGCTATTGAAGAAGCTTTATTAAACGAAAACACAAATCACGAAGTTTTTGGTTCATTTAGATTTTATCAAAGGGAAGAAATCAAGGATGCAATTGCTTACTTGAGAGTTATTTTTGATGGTGCAGATATGCCATTGCAGCGCATTATTAATAAACCCTCAAGAAGAATTGGCCAAGAAACTTTATTAAAATTAACTAAATTTGCTGAAGAAAGAAATATGGGCCTTTGAGATGCAATGGAAACACACTTCAAGCACTTACAAAGTATTGAAGGTATAAATAGACCAACACTTGAAAGAATAGCAGACCTTATTAACGGTATAAGATGAGCAAGAAGAAAATTGCAAACCACTGCAATATCTCAAGTGTTGAATGAATTAATAATAAATAAATTTAAATACTTTGAGTCATTAAAATTATCTGAAGCAGAAATTGAAACAAAATATGAAAACTTTAAAGCGCTTATAACAGCTATTGAAAACTGGGAAAAGAAAAATAAATCATCAGGACTGGGTGATTATTTACACGACATAGCGCTATTAACTGAACAAAATCACGATTCTAAAGTTGCAAGCTATGTATCGCTAATGTCAGTACATACTGCCAAAGGATTAGAATTTGATTATGTTTTTGTTGCAGGATTAAGTGAAAACGTATTTCCACACTTTAAAGCATTAACTCCTCCGGGTGAAAAACCAAATTTCTTTGCTCACAATATTGACCCAAGTAAACAAGATCCAAAACTTATTGAAGAAGAAAGACGGATTGCTTACGTCGCATTTACAAGAGCTAAGAAAAAATTATTCTTAAGTTTTTCAGCAGAAAGACAAGACAAACAAAGTCGTTTCATTCAAGAAGCTGGAATAAGAGGTACTGGAAGAATAATCGGTATAGCAAATACATTTAGCATTGCTGAATCTGTTGAAAAAGATAATTTCAAAATAAATGACAAAATAGTTCACGCTAAGTTTGGAGAAGGCGTTGTTCAATCTATTGATGATGATGTTATGACAATTAAATTTTTAATCGACGGCAGTGAAAGAACATTTTCAAGAACTCAAAGTCCTATAAAATTAGTGCAAAGGGATAATGAATAATGTTTATATTGTTTTTTTTGATTTCAATAATATCTTTATGTTGAATAATAATTGTTACTTCTTTAATATGCGCTAACAAAAACAATCAAAACATTTGATATGGTTCAATCCCTGTTAATATTGACATTAAACAAATGAGAATAAAAATGTTTGAAATAGATAAAACGAATTTTAATCATTATCCTTTTTTTAAAAATTCAGATTTTAGAAAAGGAAAATGAATTTCAATAAATGAATTTTCTAAAATCTTCAATGAAGATTCCAAGAAAATTTTGTTTAATTCCCTTACTGAAGAATCACTCAAAAAAGATACTCGTTTTGAATTAATAAGTGCAAAAAAATTTAAAAAATCTTACATCAAATTTACGCTAGATTTACCTAAGATAAACGGTGAAA
Coding sequences within:
- a CDS encoding ATP-dependent helicase yields the protein MEEELKFSIDSLNEQQKQAVLYTEGPLRLIAGAGSGKTRVLTHKLAYLINEKKITPAKVLAVTFTNKAAAEMSDRALRKLDPSSPTPLITTFHSLCARILRREIHHLGFRRDFIILDELDQKQALKAIYQKLDINSSEYSMSSILSFINDEKSHLRTPEETLKNNLNSDDKRPIIYSEYQAYLTKNQILDYTDLLVYVRKIFYDDKLENIRTKWENMYEYILVDEFQDTSHIQYDIVKVLAKHGNITIVGDPDQTIYSWRNADVDIIINFVNDFPNVKTIKLEQNYRSTKKIIESANRLISFNKMRVEKKLFTENEEGENVEFYCGHSDEAEARWIAKKISDLKRQRVQLRNIAILYRVNSYSRAIEEALLNENTNHEVFGSFRFYQREEIKDAIAYLRVIFDGADMPLQRIINKPSRRIGQETLLKLTKFAEERNMGLWDAMETHFKHLQSIEGINRPTLERIADLINGIRWARRKLQTTAISQVLNELIINKFKYFESLKLSEAEIETKYENFKALITAIENWEKKNKSSGLGDYLHDIALLTEQNHDSKVASYVSLMSVHTAKGLEFDYVFVAGLSENVFPHFKALTPPGEKPNFFAHNIDPSKQDPKLIEEERRIAYVAFTRAKKKLFLSFSAERQDKQSRFIQEAGIRGTGRIIGIANTFSIAESVEKDNFKINDKIVHAKFGEGVVQSIDDDVMTIKFLIDGSERTFSRTQSPIKLVQRDNE